A single Antechinus flavipes isolate AdamAnt ecotype Samford, QLD, Australia chromosome 5, AdamAnt_v2, whole genome shotgun sequence DNA region contains:
- the UBA5 gene encoding ubiquitin-like modifier-activating enzyme 5 produces the protein MASSSAETMEQLRQRVRELEQELALELSRRASGGKAGGDLGSSGGGRARIDKMSSEVVDSNPYSRLMALKRMGIVKDYEKIRTFAVAVVGVGGIGSVTAEMLTRCGIGKLLLFDYDKVELANMNRLFFQPHQAGLSKVQAAEHTLRNINPDVHFEVYNYNITTVDNFQHFMDRISNGGLESGKPVDLVLSCVDNFEARMAINTACNELGQTWMESGVSENAVSGHIQLIIPGESACFACAPPLVVAANIDEKTLKREGVCAASLPTTMGVVAGILVQNVLKFLLNFGTVSFYLGYNAMQDFFPTMSMKPNPQCDDRNCRKQQEEYQKKIAALPKQEVVERHEEEILHEDNDWGIELVSEISEEELKDASGPVPDLPEGITVAYTVPKKVEDALPGRESVEDSGESLEELMAKMKNM, from the exons ATGGCTTCCTCCTCAGCTGAGACGATGGAGCAGCTGCGGCAGCGGGTCCGGGAGTTGGAGCAGGAGCTGGCACTGGAGCTAAGCCGGCGAGCCTCGGGAGGCAAAGCCGGGGGAGATCTAGGCAGCAGCGGCGGAGGCCGGGCCCGCATCGACAAGATGAGCTCCGAGGTGGTGGATTCCAACCCGTACAG tcGTCTGATGGCATTGAAACGAATGGGAATTGTGAAGGATTATGAG AAAATCCGAACCTTTGCTGTAGCAGTAGTAGGTGTTGGTGGAATTGGTAGCGTAACTGCTGAAATGCTAACGAGATGTGGCATTGGTAAG ctATTACTATTTGATTATGACAAAGTGGAACTGGCCAACATGAACAGACTTTTCTTCCAGCCCCATCAAGCAGGATTAAGCAAAGTTCAAGCAGCAGAGCATACTCTACG gaATATTAATCCTGATGTTCATTTTGaagtttataattataatatcacTACAGtggacaattttcaacatttcatgGATAGAATAAg taatgGTGGCTTGGAAAGTGGAAAACCTGTTGACCTAGTTCTGAGCTGTGTGGACAACTTTGAAGCTCGAATGGCAATTAATACA GCTTGTAATGAACTTGGGCAAACATGGATGGAATCTGGGGTCAGTGAAAATGCAGTATCAGGGCATATCCAACTTATCATTCCTGGAGAATCTGCTTGTTTTGCG TGTGCTCCTCCACTGGTAGTTGCTGCAAATATTGATGAAAAGACACTAAAAAGAGAAGGAGTTTGTGCAGCTAGTCTTCCCACTACTATGGGAGTGGTTGCTGGAATTCTTGTACAAAATGTGTTAAA atttctattaaattttgGTACTGTGAGTTTTTACCTGGGTTATAATGCAATGCAGGATTTCTTTCCCACCATGTCCATGAAGCCAAATCCTCAGTGTGATGACAGAAACTGTAGGAAGCAACAAGAAGAATATCAG AAAAAAATTGCAGCTCTACCCAAACAAGAGGTTGTTGAACGACATGAAGAAGAAATACTGCATGAGGACAATGATTGGG GTATCGAGTTAGTATCTGAGATTTCAGAAGAGGAGCTTAAAGATGCTTCTGGTCCTGTTCCTGATTTGCCTGAGGGAATTACAGTAGCATACACAGTTCCAAAAAAG GTAGAAGATGCCCTGCCTGGCAGGGAATCAGTGGAAGATTCTGGGGAAAGTTTGGAAGAACTTATGGCTAAGATGAAGAATATGTAG